The genomic interval taaaaaaatttgcaataaattaAAGGATTAATTCCCTTGACTGTTATTGagtatttttagatttatttcaaATTTCTAACCTTTTATTTCTACTTTTTGCAAGGTTTTGGTGAAAGGAGACTCTCATGTAAAGACAGTGATACTAAATAGGCCCCTAAAATTGAACTCCCTGAACTATCAAATGGTTCGTTAATCCTTTGTCTCAATTATACAAgacatttaaaaatattatttttgataaattacaTGCCATTATTAATGCTTTAAAATTAATCCAAACGAATCAATTAAaagtttgatttatttatctcCATCCAATTTAAAGCATTCCATTTATAAGTTGCCCAAGTGTTAGTACCTTTATCAAAccattttaaagataaatttacTTATTTACTCTTATATTTCAGCTAAAATATTGGTAATAAATATTCCATTGTTATTTTtctcttttgattttaatttgtgCTTCATGTTGAATTAGGTTTCTGATTTCTATTAAAAACAAATCTTGTTTTCAAGGTTTTGCAATTGTCGGAGGAGTTCCAGAAGTTGGAAAATGATCCTGCTGTTGGGTTGGTAATTGTAAAGGTACATGCATGCAATCAATTGCCTTCTGTGAACTTACAACTTCTTTTACGAAGAAAATATTACTTTCTCCGGATCAAATTCAATATATATGTGTCTAATTTTCTAATATTTCATCATGGATTGAAGGCAAATGGAAAAGTATTTTGTGCGGGAGGAGATGTTATTGAATACCACCGTTGCTCGCTCACAAGTATTATTCAACCTGTCTATATTTTTCTGGAACCTTTTGTGATACTATATTATTCGTTTTTAATCTGAAATTTGATAAGAGCAACTAAGTATTAACCTAAATATGAGAAGGTGAGTGGGCAATGGGAGCTCAAATTTATCAAAAGCAACTCACCTTGGACTACCTAGTGGCAACATACACTAAGCCCCTGGTAAGTTCATATCATATATAACAATAAAATTACTGAGACAAATGTTTTATAACAATAGTCGACCAAATTTCTACTGGAAGGTTTTTCTGATCAATGGGGCAGTTATGGGAGGTGGTGCTGGACTTTCTATGAACGCAAGATACCGAGTCGTTACCGATAACACTGTATGATCAATGGGCATTAATTTATGCTAAGATTTATGGTTCTGAACAGGTGCTTTGTATTTGCTTTTAGGTTTTTGCAATGCCAGAAGCAGTTATAGGCCATTATCCAGATGTCGGAGCATCTTATTTTCTTTCCAAGCTTCCAGGCTTCTTTGGTTATCACTTAGTTGACAACTCTAAAATTACACACTCTTTGTGATTATATTGAAAATATATAATGATTTTTGGACTTTGTGATTGATCATTTTAGGGGAATATCTTGGCCTTACTGGTGCAAGACTGAATGGTGCTGAGATGGTAGCATGTGGACTTGCCACTCACTTTGTTCCTTCAAAAGTATTCTATATATCTTGTTTTATCAAAAAAGAATACGTAGCTAGAaactagttttgttttttttttcttgaacaaAAATCAGAATCTATTTTGAACATCATTGCTCTTACACTGTTATTTCTAACCAATGAATAGAATTTACTTTTGTTGGAGAAATCATTGCATGAGGTGGATGTTGCTGAACCAAATACAATCCAGGGAATTATTAACAAATATACTCATCAAGTGCAATTGAAAGAAGACAGTGTTCTTCATAGGTGGCCTATACATCAATACATACACAATTtttctttctatatatatatacatacactcAACATCTTTCTATTCATATCATTTTGTAGGCTTAACTTCATCGACCACTTTTTCTCAAAACAAACAGTAGAAGAAATCTTATCTTCTTTGGTAAGAATACAACACAACACATGTATTTATTTATGCATGTATATGTTTGTATATATACCTTGTTAATTGAGTCATAATTTAAATAAAGATATGTATTCattatttcctatttatgatTGTTTAGGAACATGAGAATGCAACTTTGAAAGAGGAGTGGATTACTAAGTCAATAAGATCAATGAAGGCAGCATCACCAATAAATCTTAAGATCTTCCTTATGTCGGTAAATTATCTATtatcttccttttctctttttctaaGAGTTTATTTACTTGGATGAAGGTAAAGAGAGAAAAGGACAAGTGATATAAAAGATACATATAAATAATGAAATTTCATATCTCTCGCCCTAATTCATAGATTAGAAAAGGTCGATTTGAATCACTAGAAGAGTGCTTAATTCGAGACAGTAGAATATCTACTCATTCTCTTCGACGAACAGTGTCAAACGACTCACTTGAGGTATTCACTAATTTACCTTTACTTGGATAGAGTTTatttctcttttctcatttttgaAAAAGTGTTGATATATTGTTGAATGTAGGGTATTAGGGGAATACTATGGGAGAAAAATTATAAACCAAAGGTGATATATCTACGTGCACAAGGTGTACCAAAATTCTTCTAAATAACTTTTacatatatttttgtttttttttcatattaattTCTTCTTTCATTTTGTTATCATACTTGGCAGTGGGAGCCTTCGAAATTGGAATTGGTTAGCAATGATATGGTGGAGACATATCTGACAAAGATACCTGAGATTGAAGGCTGGAAAGAACTCCAACTTCCTCCTAGAGACATGCGTGAAAAGGGACTGAGAGCTAAACTCTAATGTCTCGTTTACTTAAAGAGAAATAAAAGGAATGAAAATAAGCAAGTAATTAACGACAGTTAATTTTTATCTGTATTGTTATTATTTGAATAAAATATGCAATGACAAACAATGACTGTTATTCATTTATGATCTGCAACAAAGAGTTCAGAAGGAGTACCAAAGGTCCCAATTAAGGCTTAATTTTAGTAGATGAGGTCATTAATATAGGCGTCACTAGATGTCCTAAGAGCTCATATATGAGCGCTACTGCGTTACAACTCAAGCTTTTAAGTATAGAGCCAGGCCAAAGTTGATTTCGCCAAGTCTCCATCTGCTCTTCGATGTTTTCTTTCTCGATCTCTCCCTCGGCTAGCCTACGATGCTCTAGATTAAAACCAGAAAAGTGATCCTTGTTGCTGTCTTCTCAACAAATATTATTGTCGCTCGATGTTGCAACCTTTGTTGTTCTTTATAGACCATGGCCACACCTCTTGGATCGTTAACCGCCATGGTTGTAGCCCTATCATTGCTGCCATTGGTCGCAGGAATCCATGCCCTTGCGGCTGAGGTTTGTACTCGATAATGTTCGTCCATGCCCTAGTTGGATCACAAAAGTAACCATGCTTATCTAATTAAATTGTGGTTTGCAGCCACTTTTGCCTCCTCTAGGTGCCCACACGGATTATAGCGAAAGAAATACGGTAATTTACCAAATCACGCACCCTAGACATCTTACTTGACCAAAAGACGTATGCTACTTTGATATTTTACTAAAGGACGCACTTTTTTAAGTACACTTCCATTTTTATCCTTTTGACAaatcaaactttttttttgtcgtttttcttttctcccccttctctttcctatctcctctttcatcaacgacatttaagatttagttaattttttgataacattttaatacatttagagaaactaaaataaactatgaatagcaaatttgaactctttgtaatctcagaaatccacaggaattgaGATAAgtacaatcagagctctctaggtccatcagtgagtttcgatcaaaactcactgatggacctagagagctccgattgcatccatttcagtttctatggatttctgatgttgcaaggaattcaaatatgctatccattatttattttgacttttagaatgtgttaaaatataagaagaaagaatcaacaaaaaaaattcatatcagacccacattgggTCTAATGTGGAACctttttgttgattctttcttcttatattttaatacattctaaaagtcaaaataaataatggatagcatatttgaactctttccAATATCAAgaatccacagaaactgaaatgggtgtaatcggagctttctaggtccatcagtgggttttgacggTGTagcgccccgccttctactgactagactgtaaggccgggggttacattctGCTAAACTTATTCTTGGGCTATCGCTGAATAATAAGGTGtggaaaagctgaactaatttaaaactctctgctatttTCTATAAAATCTGGAGTTTATAttcagaatacacttctgaagttgtacatatgc from Zingiber officinale cultivar Zhangliang chromosome 6B, Zo_v1.1, whole genome shotgun sequence carries:
- the LOC121990366 gene encoding probable 3-hydroxyisobutyryl-CoA hydrolase 3 isoform X2, with product MALNRPSNYEDDQVLVKGDSHVKTVILNRPLKLNSLNYQMVLQLSEEFQKLENDPAVGLVIVKANGKVFCAGGDVIEYHRCSLTSEWAMGAQIYQKQLTLDYLVATYTKPLVFLINGAVMGGGAGLSMNARYRVVTDNTVFAMPEAVIGHYPDVGASYFLSKLPGFFGEYLGLTGARLNGAEMVACGLATHFVPSKNLLLLEKSLHEVDVAEPNTIQGIINKYTHQVQLKEDSVLHRLNFIDHFFSKQTVEEILSSLEHENATLKEEWITKSIRSMKAASPINLKIFLMSIRKGRFESLEECLIRDSRISTHSLRRTVSNDSLEGIRGILWEKNYKPKVIYLRAQVGAFEIGIG
- the LOC121990366 gene encoding probable 3-hydroxyisobutyryl-CoA hydrolase 3 isoform X1, whose protein sequence is MALNRPSNYEDDQVLVKGDSHVKTVILNRPLKLNSLNYQMVLQLSEEFQKLENDPAVGLVIVKANGKVFCAGGDVIEYHRCSLTSEWAMGAQIYQKQLTLDYLVATYTKPLVFLINGAVMGGGAGLSMNARYRVVTDNTVFAMPEAVIGHYPDVGASYFLSKLPGFFGEYLGLTGARLNGAEMVACGLATHFVPSKNLLLLEKSLHEVDVAEPNTIQGIINKYTHQVQLKEDSVLHRLNFIDHFFSKQTVEEILSSLEHENATLKEEWITKSIRSMKAASPINLKIFLMSIRKGRFESLEECLIRDSRISTHSLRRTVSNDSLEGIRGILWEKNYKPKWEPSKLELVSNDMVETYLTKIPEIEGWKELQLPPRDMREKGLRAKL